The genomic region CACCGACGCCCACCGCGGTGCGGCCGCGGTCACCGTCACCACGAGCGGGTCGACGGCGGGCGCGAACCGGCTGGTCCTGCGTTACGCCAACGGAACCGGCAGCACCCGCACCCTCACCCTGGCCGTCAACGGCGGCACCCGGCAGCTCTCCCTCCCGGCCACCGCGGGCTGGGCGTCGTGGGGCACGGTGAGCCAGGACGTCACCCTGAACGCCGGCGCCAACACCCTCGCGGTGTCCTACGGCAGCGGCGACAACGGGAACGTCAACGTCGACAGCCTGTCGGTCGAGCCGGTGACCCCCGCCGCGGGGGTCGTGGAGGCCGAGACCGGCACGCTCTCCGGCGGCGCGCGAGTGGAGTCGGAGCACGCCGGGCACACCGGCAGCGGCTACGTCGGCGGTTTCGTCGATGCCAACCGGGGCGCGGCGGCGACGTTCACGATCTCCAGCACCGCCACCCGCGCGAGCCTGACCCTGCGCTACGCCAACGGCACCGGCTCGCCGCGCACGATGACCGCGACGGTGAACGGCACGGCCCAGCAGGTCTCGCTGCCCGCGACCGCGTCCTGGGCCGGGTGGGGCACCGCGACCGTCCCGGTCACCACCGCCGCGGGTGCCAACACCGTCGTGATCTCCTTCGGCGGCAACGACAACGGCAACGTCAACCTGGACAGCGTCGCCCTCTCCCCGGACACCACCGAGCCCACCCCCGGGGGGACCGTCGAGCTGGAGACCGGCTTTCTCGGCGGCGGCGCCGTCCCGGCCACCACGGCGGGCGCGACCGGTACCGGCGCGGTGTCGCTGCCCGGCACGAGTGCGCGGGTCATCCGGACGGTCAACCAGACCGCCGCCGGCACCGCCACGATCACGTTGCGGTACACCGCATCCGCTTCCGGCACCATCACCCCGTACGTCAACGGCGTCAAGGGCACACCGCTCTCGTTGACCGGCGGCAGCGGCTGGCGGACCACCACCCACACCGCCTCGCTGCGGGCGGGCCTGAACATCATCGGCTACCAGAACGCGACCGGCGTCCAGCTCGACAACATCGCCGTGACCGGCTCGACCGCCCTGGCCGCCCGCGGCGCCACCGTCCCGTTCACCACCTACGAAGCCGAAGCCGCGACCACCACCGGCACCAGGCTCAGCCCGGCCCGCCAGTACACCACCGAGGCCGCCGAGGCTTCCGGGCGCAGCGCCGTCAAGCTCACCGGCACCGGCCAGCACGTGCAGATCACCCTCACCAAGCCCGCCAACGCCCTCACCGTCCGCGCGAGCACCCCCGACGGCACCACCGCGCCGCTGGCGGTCTACGCGAACGGCAGCAAGGTGGGTGACCTGCCGCTGACCTCCAGGTACAGCTGGATGTACGGCGCCTACCCGTTCGCGGAGGGCCCAGGAGGCGCCCGCCCGCACCGTTACTTCGACGACGCCCGCCTCCTGCTCCCGCAGACCTACCCCGCGGGCACCGTGATCCGCCTGGCCAAGGACACCGGCGCGAGCGCGTACATCACCGTCGACCTCCTCGACGCCGAGGTCGCCACCGCGACCACCGCGCCCTCGGGGTACGTCGACGCCCGCACCCACGGCGCCAACCCCGGTGACGGCGCCGACGACAGCACCGGCCTCCGCGCGGCCGTCGCCGCCGCTCAGGGCACCGCGGCCAAGGGCGTGTGGCTCCCCGCGGGCCAGTACAACCTGAACAGCATCGTGAACGTCAGCGGCGTCGACGTCCGCGGCGCCGGCATCTGGCACACGGTCCTCAACGGCGCCAACCGCCGCGGCGGCTTCGCCATCACCGGCGCCGGCACCACCATCGCCGACCTCACCTTCGACGGCGACGTCACCACCCGCGACCCCGACGACGCCCCGAACTCCGACTCGTTCGTCGAGGTCGAGTCCGGTTCGGGGGCGACGATCTTCAACGTGGCCACCAACCACGCCAAGACCGGCCTGTGGCTCAAACAGGCCGACGGCTTCTACGCGGCGGGCCTGCGGGTCCGCAACACCATGGCCGACGGCCTCAACGTCAACGGCAACAACGGCCCCACCACCAATGTCCGCGTCGAGCAGAGCACCTTCCGCAACACCGGCGACGACGGCATGGCGATGTGGTCGTGGAACCCCAACAGCGCCGTCAGCCGCAGCGTGTTCGCGTTCAACACCATCTCCCTGCCGATCCTCGCCAACGGCGCCGCGATCTACGGCGGCACCGACAACCGCATCGAGGACTCGCTGGTCACCGACACGGTGTTCAACGGCGCCGGCGTCATGGTCTCCAGCTGGCACGACGCCAAACCGTTCGGCGGCACCACGACCGTCCAGCGCACCACCCTCACCCGCGCCGGCACCCGCAACTGGGACTGGAACACCCACACCGGCGCCGTCTGGCTGTTCGCCGAGAAGTCCGACATCACCGGCGCCGTGGTGCTGAGGGACCTGGAGATCACCGACGCGAGCTACCACGGCGTGTTGTTCAGCTGGAACAAGGCGATCACCAACCTGACCGTCGACAACGTCCAGGTCAACGGGACCGGCGGCGCGACCGACGCGTTCACCGACGACAAGGGCGTCCCGGTGTCCAACGCCGGCTCCCACGGCCTGCACTTCAACCTGGTGACCGGCACCGGTCGGTTCGACCGGGTGACCGTGACGGGGGTGAAGGGCAGCGGCAGCCTGGGCATGGTGAACGACGAGAACCGGTACTCCGTGCAGCGCGGCACCGGCAACTCCGGCTGGTAGCTAGCGTTTCATCGTCCGCGGGTGTGTCCCGGTGCCACGACCTCACGGCACCGCGACACACCCGCCACCCCTGCTCAGCCCTCCAGCCACTCCGGCCGGGTCGAGGAAGCCGGGTCGAGCCGGCTCAGAATCCGCTCGTGGGCCGCGTGCAACTGGCTCAGCTGCTCCGCTTCCAACGGATCCACCACCAGCTCGCGCACCACGGCGACGTGTCCGGGGGCCGCCCGCTCGACGGCCGCCATCCCCGCCTCGGTCAGCACCGCGCAGCTCGCCCGGCGGTCGTGCGGGTCGGGCTCGCGCGCCAGCAGACCACGCCCCTCCAGCCGCTTCACGACGTTCGACAACCGCGACAGCGACGAGCTGGTCAGCTGGGCGAGTCGGCTCAGCCGCAGCGTGTGGCTCGGGATCTCCGACAGCATCGACAGCACGTGGTACTCGAAGAACGTCAGCCCGGCGTCGCGTTCCAGCTGCGCCTCCAGCGTCGCGGGCAGTCTGGTCAGCACACGCACCATGTCGAGCCACGCCAGTCGTTGCGAGGCGGTCAGCCAGCGCGGCTCCTCCGAGTCCTGGGTCACACCACCAATTTACTTGACGCTTGAACCTTTCGCTCCTAGCCTTCATCCCAGAAAGTTCAAGATTGAACTATTTGGAGGCTGTCATGAGGGTCGCGATCATCGGAGCGGGCAACGTCGGTTCGGGACTCGCCGGGGCTGCCGTCGCCGCGGGGCACCAGGTCACCATCTCCGCCGCCCACGAGGAGAACGCGGTCAGGCTGGCCGAGCGGGTCGGCGGCACCGCGGCGAGCACAGCAGACGCGGCGAAGGCAGCGGACGTGGTCGTGCTGGCCGTGCCCGCCGGGGTCGCGGCCGACGTGCTGGCCGAGATCGAGGACACCGGCGCGGTCGTCGTGG from Lentzea guizhouensis harbors:
- a CDS encoding CBM35 domain-containing protein produces the protein MLKKLPAALKVAVLAAALVASGVAAVSAAPTTYQAESAALSGGARAETEHAGYTGSGYVGGFTDAHRGAAAVTVTTSGSTAGANRLVLRYANGTGSTRTLTLAVNGGTRQLSLPATAGWASWGTVSQDVTLNAGANTLAVSYGSGDNGNVNVDSLSVEPVTPAAGVVEAETGTLSGGARVESEHAGHTGSGYVGGFVDANRGAAATFTISSTATRASLTLRYANGTGSPRTMTATVNGTAQQVSLPATASWAGWGTATVPVTTAAGANTVVISFGGNDNGNVNLDSVALSPDTTEPTPGGTVELETGFLGGGAVPATTAGATGTGAVSLPGTSARVIRTVNQTAAGTATITLRYTASASGTITPYVNGVKGTPLSLTGGSGWRTTTHTASLRAGLNIIGYQNATGVQLDNIAVTGSTALAARGATVPFTTYEAEAATTTGTRLSPARQYTTEAAEASGRSAVKLTGTGQHVQITLTKPANALTVRASTPDGTTAPLAVYANGSKVGDLPLTSRYSWMYGAYPFAEGPGGARPHRYFDDARLLLPQTYPAGTVIRLAKDTGASAYITVDLLDAEVATATTAPSGYVDARTHGANPGDGADDSTGLRAAVAAAQGTAAKGVWLPAGQYNLNSIVNVSGVDVRGAGIWHTVLNGANRRGGFAITGAGTTIADLTFDGDVTTRDPDDAPNSDSFVEVESGSGATIFNVATNHAKTGLWLKQADGFYAAGLRVRNTMADGLNVNGNNGPTTNVRVEQSTFRNTGDDGMAMWSWNPNSAVSRSVFAFNTISLPILANGAAIYGGTDNRIEDSLVTDTVFNGAGVMVSSWHDAKPFGGTTTVQRTTLTRAGTRNWDWNTHTGAVWLFAEKSDITGAVVLRDLEITDASYHGVLFSWNKAITNLTVDNVQVNGTGGATDAFTDDKGVPVSNAGSHGLHFNLVTGTGRFDRVTVTGVKGSGSLGMVNDENRYSVQRGTGNSGW
- a CDS encoding MarR family winged helix-turn-helix transcriptional regulator codes for the protein MTQDSEEPRWLTASQRLAWLDMVRVLTRLPATLEAQLERDAGLTFFEYHVLSMLSEIPSHTLRLSRLAQLTSSSLSRLSNVVKRLEGRGLLAREPDPHDRRASCAVLTEAGMAAVERAAPGHVAVVRELVVDPLEAEQLSQLHAAHERILSRLDPASSTRPEWLEG